GTAGTGGGAGGTCGTTGCAGATTGGAACGTGTTGTTGCCGGAGAGGGGGGAGAGTTGAGGAGGTTTGGTTGTGGAGAGGCTTGGAGGGACCGAAGGCGCCAAAGTTGGCGTTTTTGCTGATTCAGCACAGTGTTGCCATTTATAGCTTCTGTTTTTTTGGCTGAGTTTATTTGGTGGAGAGTTAGGGGGGTTGAGTGGGGTCCGCGCGCGTGGATGGCATCGTTGGGAAGGGGGGGGCGGTTCGACGGGAGCTAGACTCGAAAGAGGTGCGGGGATGCTGTGATTGGACAGGTCCAAGATAGCTGCCTGCAACACAGAGCAAACGTGTCCTTTGACGCCAGATAGGGGGAGCCATAGAGCCAGTCGCCGACGACTAGCAGGCCTTCTGCCTTCAATTGCGCCCTGATCTGATGTGTTTTACCGGTTATCAGCTCGATGTCTAGCTCGTAGATGGGGTCGTGCAGGGTCTCGCTAAAATTTATTTGCTGTTGTACCCATTTTTGTGTGAACGGTCTGAATGTCACGCTGTCGAGCCTTGCCGGCTCCGCGCGTTCCAAAATCATTTGGACGGGCACGGTATGGATGGGGGAGCGAGTTCTGGAGAAGTCGACCGCCAGATGGCTCCAGTCGTCTTTTCTCGAGTCGCTCATGACGAGTTGTCCCGGCGCGGAGGGCTCGTGCTCGCCGAGTCGGCCGACGGAGTCTAGGCGCCTTTTTTCCTTTTGCTCGATCGTCCAGTGCTCCCACATCCCCAGGTGGCGCCTCGGGTCGCCGCCGGCCGAGTCGCGGTACGGGGGGTGCTCGGCGCGCGCCCGTCCCGAAAGCGGCGCGCCTTCGCCGGGGCTCGGTCCAAGGCTCGGTCCA
The sequence above is a segment of the Schistocerca gregaria isolate iqSchGreg1 unplaced genomic scaffold, iqSchGreg1.2 ptg000599l, whole genome shotgun sequence genome. Coding sequences within it:
- the LOC126316833 gene encoding uncharacterized protein LOC126316833; amino-acid sequence: MVERGSIRVDRAVALGDMYLGPNTRVVAYLDPKVYEARFAWNGERGEESPREDWKPTWQLVRHVGEDFLVIDKPSGISTVASKDHPRGALVPYWLRSHLPREVGAGGLLTTSRLDAGTHGLLVVGRSKEFVRRYNSLIFARRVTKKYTVAVTGWNKPHLGPSLGPSLGPSLGPSLGPSPGEGAPLSGRARAEHPPYRDSAGGDPRRHLGMWEHWTIEQKEKRRLDSVGRLGEHEPSAPGQLVMSDSRKDDWSHLAVDFSRTRSPIHTVPVQMILERAEPARLDSVTFRPFTQKWVQQQINFSETLHDPIYELDIELITGKTHQIRAQLKAEGLLVVGDWLYGSPYLASKDTFALCCRQLSWTCPITASPHLFRV